CCATTATTATAGAGCGATTCGGTTATTTCTTCATCCGATTGGTAAATACCCGTTTGTTTGTACATGTAAAAACTGCCCACTTCCTGCCCTACTTGTAAGGTCATATTCGCTCCGATCAATAAAGCTTCCTCCCCGATTAAGGAGGTCAGCTTGTTCTTAATGAAGGAAATGTTAAAGTCAGACGACCACTGCACGGGGCCTAGCGGAACATGGGTATTCAGCAAAAATTCCCAGCCTTTGTTTTCCATCGAGCCGATGTTGCTGATGATCGAGGTAAATCCTGTAGTGGCCGGTTCAGGTTTGCTATACAACAGGTTATCCGTTTTCTTGATAAAATAATCTGCAGTTAGATTCAATTTGCCGTCCAAAAATTCGAGGTCTAAGCCCGCGCCATATTGCCTGGCCGTTTCCCAGGTCAGATCTCGGTTGCCATTGGTGCTTACGCCGATCCCACTTTGGTTATTGTAGTTGCGCCCACCGCTCATTTGGGCATGGTAGGCGTAGCTGCTAATTCCATCTTGGTTACCTGTTTCGCCATAACTGCCCCGGATCTTAGCCGAAGTACCGGCTAGCGTCCAAAACGACTCGTTGGAAATATTCCAACCTGCAGATATCGAAGGGAAGTAACCCCAACGCTTATCGGGATGAAACTTGGATGAACCGTCGGCACGTAACGATAGGCTCAGCAAGTATTTATTATCCCATGAAAGATTTGAACGACCGAATATCGACATCAAGGCACTTTCGCTTAGGCTGGTACCCGCCGAGAGGATGGATGCTGCTACCGAAAGTTGTTGAAAAGAGGGAGACGGAAACCCACTTCCTTCAATATCGGAACTTGAGAGGGAGATCTTCTGATAAGAATAGCCCAGTAGGCCTTCCACCGTCAGTTTATCGAACACCTTGTTGTAATTCAGCGTATTCTCCCATAAAATATTTGGGGTGAAACGTCGATTGTCATACTTCATGCCGATCCCCGTACCGTAGGGGTGGTTTTCTGCATAGTATATGTTGTCCAATGTATACGTCAGGTCGGTGCCCAACATCGTTTTGAAGGCGAGGCCATCCATAATGGTGGCGGTACCGAAGAAAGATCCCAAAAACCGGTAATTGTCTAGGGACACGTTTTGTTCATTGATAATCTGGAACGGGTTATGGTAGATCAATTCGTCCGTTCCGCCCAGGTAATAATCACCATTTGGCTTATAGGGGCGATCAAAGGGGCGTTGGAGCAAGGAGCGGCCCATCATTGTTGTTCCGAGGTTCGAACCCGGCACTCGTTGATTCTTGGAAAAACTGTAGTTAGTATTTGCACCGAATTCGAGCCATTTATATAGCTTGTGCGACAAGTTCAGTTTACCGGTATACCGTGTAAACTTTTGGTTTATGAACGCCCCTTCCTGATTTAGGTAGTTGCCAGACAAGTATACGTTTGTTTTTTCCGTACCTCCCGTAAAGGATAGTGACACACTGGATGTATTGGCCGGACGCGTAATCAGGTCAAACCAATCGGTGCCAGGTTCGCCGGGGAAAGGATTTGCTCTGTGTTCCATATAATTGGTTGCGCCCGGTGTATAGCCGTACTGGTTATTAAAATTGTCAATCGCCTCATTGATCACGTTGAGGTAAAGGTCGGGGTTGGCCATCTTCATTTTGCCCCTGTTGGGCACTACAGATACACCGGTAAAGGCATCGACACCAAACTTTGTTTGGCTTGAACTTCCCGACTTAGTCGTGATCAGGATAACGCCGTTTGTGGCGCGACTTCCATAAATTGCTGCAGAAGCTGCATCCTTCAATACTTCAACGGACTCGATGTCGCTTGGATTCAACAGCGCTAAGGGGTTCATGTTTTCTCCAAAATTCAGAAGGGCGGCGTTCTGGTTTACCACGGGCACCCCATCAATTACATATAATGGCTCATTGGCGGCACTTAACGAACCGATACCACGTATGGACACCCGGTTCGCGGTTCCCGGGCTACCCGAACCTGCACTCACTTGCACCCCGGGCATCCGACCTTGGATAAGCTGGTCGGGGCCTAACACCGCGCGTGCGTTTTCCTCTGTTGGCTTGAAGGAAGATACGGCTGCGGTTAAGTCGCTCTTCTTTTGCTGACCATAACCGATGACCACCACTTCCTCCAAGTCTGAAAAGTCAATTTTCAATACCACGTCCAGCTGGATTTGCCCGGCAATGCTTAGCTCCCGTCGCTGATAGCCGATTAAGCTGAATACCAGTACATCGCCTTTTGCCGCGGGTATCTGGAATTGTCCCTCGGCATCAGTTGTAGTCCCACGTGAAGTGCCTTTCACGATGACAGATACGCCTGACATGGGGGTGCCCGTTGAATCTGTTACGTGACCGGTAATGGGTGCCTGTTGCGGAGCCCTTGTCTTCGCTACGTTGAGTTTGCTGTCATCCTGCTTGAAGAGAATATTGCGCTCAACTATTTTATAGGAGATGGGCAAATCTCTCAGGCATGCCTCCAATACCTCTTCTATGGAGGCATGCTGTACTGCCAAGCTAACCTTCTGTGTAGTAAAACTTGGGTCATCGTAAAGAAATACATAATCGGTCTGACCCTCAACAAGTTTGAACACCCGGTCTAAGGACATGTCTTTTACGTTCAATGATACGTTCTGTGCATAGGTCGATGCGCTGACTTGGATAAAAACCGAAAGCAATAAACCGACAATAAATTGAAATCTCATGATAAATTTCAGTTGAGTAAATTCCTGTGGGGGAGGCCATTTCAAAGACACGGCCGTTGCATGAAATGCTAATTTCATTACCTTTGTAATGTTTGAGTGATTAATTTAAATCTGTTAACTGTTTTTTGAATCATTGGCTCAAACTCCTTCGTCTTCTGACTGCAATCAGAAGGCGTTTTTTATTAAGCCTTTTACTAAT
This Olivibacter sp. SDN3 DNA region includes the following protein-coding sequences:
- a CDS encoding TonB-dependent receptor — its product is MKLAFHATAVSLKWPPPQEFTQLKFIMRFQFIVGLLLSVFIQVSASTYAQNVSLNVKDMSLDRVFKLVEGQTDYVFLYDDPSFTTQKVSLAVQHASIEEVLEACLRDLPISYKIVERNILFKQDDSKLNVAKTRAPQQAPITGHVTDSTGTPMSGVSVIVKGTSRGTTTDAEGQFQIPAAKGDVLVFSLIGYQRRELSIAGQIQLDVVLKIDFSDLEEVVVIGYGQQKKSDLTAAVSSFKPTEENARAVLGPDQLIQGRMPGVQVSAGSGSPGTANRVSIRGIGSLSAANEPLYVIDGVPVVNQNAALLNFGENMNPLALLNPSDIESVEVLKDAASAAIYGSRATNGVILITTKSGSSSQTKFGVDAFTGVSVVPNRGKMKMANPDLYLNVINEAIDNFNNQYGYTPGATNYMEHRANPFPGEPGTDWFDLITRPANTSSVSLSFTGGTEKTNVYLSGNYLNQEGAFINQKFTRYTGKLNLSHKLYKWLEFGANTNYSFSKNQRVPGSNLGTTMMGRSLLQRPFDRPYKPNGDYYLGGTDELIYHNPFQIINEQNVSLDNYRFLGSFFGTATIMDGLAFKTMLGTDLTYTLDNIYYAENHPYGTGIGMKYDNRRFTPNILWENTLNYNKVFDKLTVEGLLGYSYQKISLSSSDIEGSGFPSPSFQQLSVAASILSAGTSLSESALMSIFGRSNLSWDNKYLLSLSLRADGSSKFHPDKRWGYFPSISAGWNISNESFWTLAGTSAKIRGSYGETGNQDGISSYAYHAQMSGGRNYNNQSGIGVSTNGNRDLTWETARQYGAGLDLEFLDGKLNLTADYFIKKTDNLLYSKPEPATTGFTSIISNIGSMENKGWEFLLNTHVPLGPVQWSSDFNISFIKNKLTSLIGEEALLIGANMTLQVGQEVGSFYMYKQTGIYQSDEEITESLYNNGIRAGDVIYEDLDGNGAINVSDRQIVGTANPDFFGGWNNNFSYKNFDFNIFFTYSYGNMVYANYRTTTDRLGNGFMNMTEQVANERWTGPGTSNTTPRAIYGNTWNTQNSSRFLEDGSYIRLRALNLGYTLPARIANKIGMQRLRVYVQGDNLYLWTRYRGFDPEVTSDFDPQFIGQDNLILPQLRSFNVGVNIGI